The Anoplolepis gracilipes chromosome 7, ASM4749672v1, whole genome shotgun sequence genome segment GAATTTGAATTGagattttttacacaattgcCGCTAGGTGATGGCGTGCTAGAGTAACAATCACTAATACCAactattacgaaaaaaaaaaactagcaTAAATAGCAAAAGAAAAGTTAGATAGTGAATCTGATTGGCTACGCCATAATGTAACTATTTGGAATGCCTTTAAAGCGACGTTACTAGTGTTTTCTGTCCTTGTTCAACTTTtagtaacaaagatagaatacTTTTAGCGCGAATAGCGTTTTCTCAGACGCATAATTGAAATACATACTCTGGTTGTATCTCTTTTAAACGCTCATCTTGTCTCACCTGTTGTGTCGAAACACCTTATAGTTCTGTTAATATTTCATGCAACTAtgagagaaatagaaaaagtgtgtgtgtattataatttatatatatatacgataattttgaagtatttatatatatattttttaattttttaacaagtaAGGCACTCAGcctatttctaaatatatattgctatttactaaatatgtaaTGAATTGTACGTTAAAGAAATGTtgcatttgaaatattttcatcgtACGCGTACTTTTGAAAGCGTTCCTATGTATGGTCAATACCCTATCGTCTCGTAGTCAAGTTTAAGTTTGAACATGTATCTTAGGTGGCTTCTAGGTCCGTCGCGTTTACCAAGGAAATGATACCGGACCAATTACACATTACGCGGCTCATAGTCCGAATGACGCACACACAAACGCAAGCCGTGTGCAAGCTCGACGCCACATGTACACGACTCGCGCTTGTGTGTACACGTCATACATTTTTGGCAGGAAgtgtgctttttttttatttcacacatGTTTACCAGTCAGTAATACGAAATGTCACGATTGGTGTAAGAAGGCAGGAAATCCAAAAGAGAGGTTAATAAACAgagtatgtattatttatagttgTGAAGTTAATCATAGTTAAGGGGAGAAAGGGtaagaaaatgatttaaaaaatcataattataattttaaagatataaagatgCAAAGCACAAAAACAAACTTTTACAACAAtcgacaaaatattatttagcaaaatataaacaagtaaaattatattaatcgaaaATTTCAGAATTGTGATTGCaaaatttctaaaactttaaatctaaaaaattttagatactGTTCaaggtatattattttatgatttcaaaaaaatcttcataaatttaaattgttagaattttccttattttatacttttcaatattaagATTGAGACTATTtagttttgtaaataaattaaaatatgtgtacaaaatattttaattgcataacatttataatgatattgaCAGAATTTCAGATTCTTTATACAATCTTGTGCAATAtccttacatatttatatcatctgcttttatcataaaaaaattgtgcttcacaatttgtaaatacaaatattgaaaCTGCCATGTGAAAAAATACTGTAGCATTAATCTCAGAAGTGTCAGATTTACATGTACAAGTACAGTGAGATCATTAATCCTAAAACTACATTTttaaagtgtaaaaatattaaatgcataCATAGCtgctgtatataaaatatttgtgcgcatatatatatatatttttttttaaattttttaacaagtaAGGCACTGAGcctatttctaaatatatattgctatttactaaatatataataaattgtatattaaagaaatgttGCATTTGAAACCTGCCTGCAAGTATCATGGATAAATATactacacacatatacatgaatacatatgaatattaaatattcagaatacatataatgaatattaaatattcagaaataCACACATACTCAAATAATCATGTtgaagtgaaaaaaataaaattcctaaataaaaataaacagttTCTATTCTGTGTTTTTCTTTGTTATCCacaaatatttagttattttaacaagctcgatttttttttacaaaagtatcagtttgtaaatttgatatataatctgatattttatatacactatatatatatacacacacacacatacacacacacacatacgcacatatattcaatatatataaactacatAAATgttctttcatttatataacaaatattcttGTTCTTATGGACGGATAGAAGTAGCTACTTTCTAGATGTTTTACTAgttgtgtaatttataaaaattctaatattttacaataaaagctAGGATTAAAacaattcatttaatttttaacttaataattttacatgcaaaagataaaaagcACTGTCGCGCTATATTCAGGATACAGATGTAactaataatttgatttctaAATACTTTGCATATATGTGTACAAATATCTcagtattgttaaaaattatatataaccatataaaaactaaattaattagtaaaaaataagtttttgtacattatttagaataaacaattaaaaaatgttataaaaatttagtatgtcaaaattttataaaagtaattttataaaagtagtGTCAACTACTTTTCAACTCATATATgcctattaaattatttcattgtatttcttacaattttcagaactgtataaaattgtcttaaaaaaattttaacttaactttaTATGGCATTGTATGTGACAACAAATAGTttgatcttttaaaaataatgattataaaaatctcaatgtaaaaaataaatcacataATTGTCTCGATTTGTATAATGgtaacttaattattatattaaacggCTGTTTGTGGTACTCCCTGTACTAAAAGCGTTTTACTTTTAGCTTTTGGCAGTGTAGACTGACTCATTGTTTTTGTTAGCTTAGGCTGACCATTAGGCGAACTTGTAACAAAACCCTCTGACCTCATGTCTTTTAATGAGACATTAGAATTGCTACGTAATGAAGGTGTAGAACTAAATTTTCTGTTATGTGCTAGACGTTCTTGTAGTCTTGCTTCATTTTGACGTGGTATTCTGGACTTTATTGGTACATCAcgatattcatatatattttctttagatGCACGTGTTATATTCTCGATTCCCTCGGAATGCTCATCCTCTCGTACCATCAAGATGTCTCCGCTATAGTAGTGATCAGATTGTCTgtagaaaaaagtatttaaaaatattatatatatatattatatatatatattttatatacaatttcttatttaaagatagatataatatatatatatatatatatatatatatatatatatatataaaatctatctatttatttattttagttaacaCGTTCTgtctatatgaaaaaaattagtaatataactatatgtgtgtatgtatatatatatatatatatatatacacacatatatataactgatATAGTGCAATTAATGAagcatgcatatatatatatatatataacagacaAAAGTGtgcaaaattatgcataaagtatttttttaataaatacctgCATTCGTTCTAGCTGCTTTTGTTTTGCTAATTGTAAGCAGAAATACAGTTaatcagaaatttatatttgaaaatgattatgagaaaaaaaaataaagaaacccTATCCCAATTGTGTATCCATGAACCAGAACCAGTTTCTGCATGCACTACTGTTCGGTTGCAGCAAATGCCACCGAGTTATATTGCAGTTACATGGATTTGGTTCTGTTTACCTTTTCTTACCTTTTGGCATTACGCCAAAGCATACAGCACACCACAGAGAGTACAAGTAGCAACAAGCATGCCGTTGACATTGACCAAAATGCGATTTGCAGCGGCTGTTTAGGTTCCCACCAATACTGtaacaaaaatgttataagtttgaataataaaagttataaataataagtacaactataatttaataatatgaaacatTGCAAATGCTATATTACAAAGTCTTACTTCGGTAACAGGAGGATATGTAGGAACGAGATAACCGATAACAGTCGGCAAATACATAGACCAGAACGCGCTCTCTGTTTGACGATAGTTTATTTGAATAGAGCTATTAAACGTTGTATTAATATTGAGATATCGTAATTGTCCATGACGAGCGAGATCAAAATGCAATCCCAAAATTTGTGAAGGGGTCGGGTTTCTAAAATGAATACAATATatcactttaattatttacaatgtcATATCACTAATTAGAAAGCAATATTATTCGAAagcaatattatacatacccATATGTTGCAAAATTAGAGTATGCCTCCATAAAAAAACGACTCATGTTACGATCATTATCGGTCCACATATCTCGACTTAATTTCCATTTTTGTGGGAAAAATTctgcattaataatatcttgtatTAACAGATGCTAtggaatttaaattatagatatgtatagaaaaatgtaCCAGAATCCATAAACGGTGCTCCTGTTAGCCACAGAAGTTCTGTATCATGGGATACTCTAGCCCATTCGGGAAAATTGAGTGATTCTATTGAGGTATTTAGAACATACAGATAGGTTGGTACGTGTCTCTCCACCAAGAGTTTTGCTATTTTATCATATGGTGCAACATAATGAAAGTCTGATAAGAGctggaaatattaataatcaagataaagataataatgctaaatgtaatagaaattttatttggtATTGTCAttacttacatttatatactgaTCACGTATATGTGTAACGTTCTTTGCATCCGGccaatatgtatacatgtactTTATCGCTTCATAAACACCTTGTGGATTTAGAGTGTAATTATATTGCAGAACTAATTCCCAAACCTTTTGATCGAATAATTcagaatttattatgtatcgATTTCTCGCTAATGTAACATTATTCTCTGTAATGtaagaattgtaaaatatatatatatatatacaataatctGCAGtgcaataatgtataattaaataaaattaataataatagtaaaattctAGATACAATGAGATaaaaacatgataaaataaaaataagtaaaataacatacttataataaatgcTGCCTCCTGAGTCGTGACGCCAGCCATATAAACTAAATCCTTGTTGTATTTACGAGCTTTAATGCTTTCTTCCGGTGTTTCTGCGAAAAACCGCCAGTCAGATGCCCTCCAACCCTCGTACCAATCATCTTGAGGTACTGTAAAATTGATATCTAGTACAGGTGCCCACGGAAACATTCCAACATGTGGTTTTAATTCGGAATTTCCTAATTCGAGAAAACTACGTCCATCCTTTAAGCATTGCACCAGCTTCCAACTGCTCTCTATGCTGCAGCCAAGCATTTCTGCATATACCCGAGATGTATTTTGCGCTCGGTACTTATCTATTATCACAGCCCAATCGGCTAAGGCTGAACCTGATTGTGCTATTACCTTTGATACCATATGTCGagttctataaaataaaaaaaaatgtaatttcaatatataataaaaaaatataaaaataatttcaattaccTAGGTGCAACCATTAATAATCCAGCACTGGCTGCTCCAGCACCTGGGCCAAAAAGTGTTATAGAGGCAGGATTTCCATTAAAAGTGGCTATATTTTCGTACACCCATTGCAATGCCATAGCTTGATCAAGAATTCCATAATTTCCAGGACTATTCTCATCTCCGGTACTTAAAAATCCTAGAAATACAATGGAATTCACTTATTGATTAATGCAATgcttcaaaaattttacaatgttttCTAGTCATTTACTCACCAAGAGCGCCAAGGCGGTAATTAATTGATACTACTACAACATTGTAGAAAGCAGCTAGCATGTGAGCTGGAAACAAATTACTAGCTCCATGAGTAAACTCGCCGCCGTGTATATAGAACATCACTGCATATTTGTTTGCTAATCCGGAAGCAATCTGGCAcagatgtataattttattgtataattttatatagtcaatttatttaaaacataaattttatttctttatagatTTGGCACACTTACAGAaggtgtaaatatatttaaatataagcaATCTTCATCAATATCCCGTACACCTTTTGTAGCGCCAGTATATTCGCTAGGCTGAGGACAAGCTGGACCCCAATCAACAGCTTGTAAAAGTTGCCATcctctaaatataaataaatgtttcttttagCATAGTATTGTTAAATGTTAAGAtagtaaaaagtataaaatatatattttgtattaaccTGTGAGGTCTGGGAGGTTTAAAACGGCCTTCTTTGATAGGTGGCATAGCATAAGGAATTCCCAAAAATACATTGACTCTTTTCGTGCCTCTTTCCACTGCTATATTCCAAGGCCTGTGCCTCGCAAGTGGATCGTCATACAATTGTACTTTGAAGCCTTGAGTTTGGCCATACTTTGTATTCACaataatatctctttctttaaaatttgtagAATCTGGTCTTTCTTTTCCTTGAAGATCTTCACGCCAGCCACCTAATATTCCTGGTAATGGGAGCCTTGGTGTTGTAccctttaaaaatttaatatttgttaaatctgTACATAGTCTTATGAAAAAAgtcttcttaaaaaaaaaaaaaaactagattagaaaaagattaatcacataaaagtaaaatgtatgctctctcctttcttacatattaactctacataaattttaatcaattaatcctaaaaaaaagcattttgagtGCAACTTTcgtttaaatatcttttcacaCGACATCATGCAGTAATATGAATCTTTTCACTCACATCATAAAGGTACCGATCCTCGGGTGCTCTCGTAGGTCCTCTGTAAAGAGGATCCAGATAGCTGGGCTGATAACCGTATCTTCTGTCCTTATATATGTAGGTTCTATGCCCTAAACCAGTGTCTTGCGGTACATATACACCGTCACGATTGTAGTATCGGCTACCAGGCAAGATAGAGTCTTGGGCGAACACGACGATGTCCATTAGCAACATGTACAAGTAGCAACAAACGGCAACGCGTCCTGCGGACGTGTGTTGTCTACGCGCGGCCATTCTTCGCGCGATAGACTCACGCAGGTGTGGCAGCGTGGAGAACGTCACGTCAAGCTGTCACTCTCTGTCACGAGGAAACGCGGCAAAACTCGTTTGCCGCTTTGCGGTCAATGAGATAAAAGCGAAAGTTTTTCGTTGGTTCCAGTGTAGGCTGATAATTTTCTCACTGATTATCAAAGAAATGAATGAGAAAGATGAAATATAGGCGCGTATTATATGGACGTGCGTACGATTACGCGTTAATTTTCGCTCCCAACTTCTAACGAGATACGCGAGCGAAACACTCTCATCGTTTCAGCGCGTCGTTGTTACGAAACAATCACCGTACACCGTACGCCCTCGAAAGCGTCTTTGCATGCACGGCCAACACCCTACCGTCCCCCCGTCAAGTTTGAACGTGTACCTCACAATCAGGTGGCTCCGTCGCGTTCGCCACGCGTTGTGCCCTTTTCTCCTCCCGCGCGCGTTCACCAGTCGATAATACGAAATGTCACGATTGGTGCAAGAAGGCAAGAAGTCCAAAGGTGGGATTAATAAACAGACTACGAAAGCAAACGGAAGGCGCGAAGATGTATCCGCgtcaaattatttacaaattaaaatttgatatatttatttgtgatttcagtataaaaatagacttgttaaaaaatattttatagaatatttttggtTGAATTTATGATGACACCCAGTAAACGCTAGATATTcctgaaatatttcattcatatTCCAAAAGTTCTGTATAATATCTTGGAATAATAGAGAAATGTTCATAGAACGTtcaaataattgtgaaatattcagaatattctATGAACATTACCTGTATGTGTAAGAAGGAACATTcagtgtaaatttttatatatgtatgggacataaaaaattaaataaaaaatagaataaatcaatatacaaatttttgaaaaatcagaACATTTTGtgcttatttaaatatattctttgtacattctttaaatatttttggaatGTTAATTTTGGATTTTAGGAACATTTTTACTCTGGGTAATCTCTGTTGAAAGATAaagtgatttttcttttatcataatttagtTAGACTTATACTTTACTTTACGATTTTTGAAgtttaactaaatattttaatatatctatttttaaaacctCTTCTTTATCtcaagaaagattaaaatacaataaaattaattatataaaatgtatgatcacaatttatatagcacacaaaaaaaaacttgtataacacatatatacgagattattgtataattagatttcCAATAGTAAAAACCGTCACAGAGGAAACATGACGTGTATCAGATACGTTGATAGATTCATTTACGAGTCACACACCTTCCGTTATCTTGTCATGAGAAACCGAGATTAAAATCACCTACACGCGCGCTCGAAGCAGAAGAATTACGTGAAATGTGCGTATGAGCTTGGCTACTATATCTCGCGCACTGTTTGTCGACTATGACTAGGTGTAATGTTGCGAAGGGTAGTGACCGGACCCTACTAAGTTGTAATGAAGCCGTCGCGTGCAATATACGTCGCCGCAATGGGTCGGCAATGAGCCGCCCACGCGCCCAACAGCCAGCGGCCCGTTGCAAAAAGCATCGCCGGGACGATCGAGCGGATGTATGTACACGATCGCGGAAGAATGCAGGGAATAAAGGGATAGGAAAGCATAACGCTGAATTACCtatattttaagcaaattatatatatgtatatatgtatgcatttaaaattgttaaacattttGAAATCTATCATacgcaattataaaaaattaataataataatatataacataattgataagaaaaacggtaaatgttttataactatgcatttcatatttttatattataattattcaaatatttatcaacattcaagatttattattgGAGATTAGAGACAATAATTAACGAATGAGTTACCAAATGTTAAAGAACAAagcgtaagaaaaaaatcaaaatccaTATGgatttttgtctttttcatcaacattataaattataaaatagctGAAAAAGACATAAGTCAATGCTGAAACATCCTGTAATTtgcgttttttatttatacatttttttaactcgattaaatatgacaattgtattttattatcaataacaaACAACAATTTTTGTTGTTCATATTTAGtctttatgtttatatattattatgctacaattatttaatatttttatattatatatcaaataattacatgcaatatatacatataaaacaaatatgtaatatatatgcgtaatattcttataaataatattcttttaatataagtttataatagaataagaaCACGGCTAGCAAATCCGTTGCAATTTATGTTTCATCTTTTCTGAATGAGATTTAggtcacatacatatatatatatatatatacataattaaatatatgtatatatatatataaagatatcagTAAGCTATGTTGCATCTTTAAAACTTCCGTGTATTTACTTACATCACTCTGAAAGCGGATGTAATAATccttttctataatatttctataataaaaattataaataattttctgataaaatgtgctttataattttattataattttaattatgatcgtggaataacaattaattagttGTTTATGAATTATAACATGTgattcgatttatttttatattttaatattctactttttcatagaaaataatgaagatCAAAGGAAAttgattatagaaaaaataactcAGCCTAtccttcctctctttttcatcacagattttaatttatacacgcCCTTGCAAAAGAATGTCATCGCGTGAACGGATGTGTTTTGCAATGAGCAATTAGTTCATACGGCTGTACGTTTATCAACAATAGTTTTTTTCTGCTACGAGATTAGATATCGAGACTACCACAGCGATGATTAATAGGTACATATACGCATAGTAATAAAGTTACGCATTTATGtcacatattttatcatgCGACTACGACTATTTAATACTTTCTCTTTCACTTTGATTTGTGAATTCGATTTGAAAATTAGATaagattgaagattaaaatgctaaaatttaatctatagcattaaaatcttaaatgtgacattaaatataacatataaaaattatagatagtTATAGAGCTATAATTATCGAGCTAGTTATTAGGCTAAGATTATCGTACTTTATATGATTttgattctatttttttttttacaaagtagaaAGAGGTAAGAGAAATCATTCTTttaactctttctttttaatattttatcataagataaaacacatttaaaacatgaagataaaagataattattgtaaaataatataagagtcaatatataagaataaaaattatttttattataattgatgataattgcatgaaataaatgtacaattgCTTATATggaactttttatttatatattttattattgttctttttttttgagaataaaattatatttaaattataatataattagaattctttctatttttttatacaaaatttttttgctatctcttatttttggtattttaagtattatttatttcgatcatttttaaagttgataaattgatattataaatttcactttCGTCtttgtttaaagaaaaagagttctGAACCGCCGCAAACTCCACGAATCTTCCGATCATTGAATTTAATCAACGATAGATGTGCGTGATaggaataaatttacttttcatAAGGTTTGTTACGATTTCAATGTCGAGTCTTTTGTTCGTAAATCTGTTTCTTAAGCtggttttttttaaactattagcgttttactttaaaatataaagtaaaagtcGCCTCAATGTACGTTCCTCTCATATGAATCATGTCGCGACTCGTCTCTTTATGACTCATgattttattagttaaaataagtattattCGTTCGCTAGTAGAACGACTTGTTTTATGAAcgaaatgtagaaaaaatatgagatGAGACATATCGTAAACGTTGgacaattgttaattaaaactaataaaactatttaattggAATATCATTAGCGTATCAAAAAGATATTCTGAAAATCTTtccaataagaaaataaaaaattaagtaatagaaTTTATTCTCTTAAAAGGAGAATGTaatatgtacgtgtgtgttaatcattaaattcattaatttagcaaaaaatatgttaatagaAAAGCTTTTAACATGAAAAATCTTGCAGTGATTCTGCAAAATGTGAAACAGTCttttacaagaatatattacgCCAAGTTTTGTacttttgtgtgtgtgtgtgtgtgtgtgtgtgtgtatcgaACGCATTTCTGTAATGCACTATAATGACCAATGAATGCAGCTACGGCAATAAGTTACAATTAGGAACATGAATAATTCAAAGATGGTTGAGAGAAGTTGGTGTATCGAGTTAGTgtataagatttaatttatgttagaTATTTCGTAAGAAGAGaggaaataatagaattattaatgaaaaaatttaaattataattatacaataatagtataaaaatgcatatttataaacattataaatatagtataaatttaaaaattatacgaacttcctattatattaatatcagtaACATactaattaattcaattaatataatttaaatcaatatgaTCAAAGTAATAAACCTTTTTTAGTAATGAACATGATTGTTGTTCTTAAAATCATTCAGTTTTTGATTACATTTAATTGCAatcaaattattgtatatagatCTGAATCATTCAATTTCTGAAGAAAAGATTctaaacatatatttgattaataaaattttcacagAATCttgattcaataaataataagataaattataaagatattggtTAGtacttaaatacatatattacaaagaaaacatttgCCAGTGTCGCAGTGACGATAAAGCGAATATCCTTTCTCTTATATCTTACTCCCCCGCGCATAAGTTCTTCAATTTACAGTAATTGGTGAATTTATTACCGCTCGCAACTTTACTCATATACCAGTACAGTCCTAGTAAAGAGTTAAATAGCTTTAATTATTGCCAGTTATAGTATTATCCTATCTTGGACGTGTCAAACTGACGAAGTCTCGTCTTCTCACTGgctaagataaaatttattacatgttaGAATTTGACGAAAATAAGACagcgataaaatatatcaagtattttatttgaaagaaaaacagaactaataatatctaaaaattcaaaaacctgctttaaaacatatttttcttatatacatatatacaagttcaatttaaagaattattggattaaaaataaaatcaaaagataGAAAATGAAGAATGAAGTTGTATAATCCGTATATTTCCTATTTCGAAAATCATATgctatctataattatatcttacataaggaaaaaatcatttattcaattgaAAAGGATCTAcagaagatttttataattgagaaTAGTTTGTCActggaaatattatatacgggAGGAGGAATGTCTCTTAGAATTGACAAAAATAGCTTTTCTATCAAATCTATTTACACGTTCgcgatattttctttattatcattacattGACGTAGTCCTGAAAATTTGCATTTCTATATCGGAATATTGAAATCGATATAAACAAGTTTATCGTACTTATTATTTCGCGCGAACACAGACATTATGTAAGTGATAAATTATTCGTACGACTTTCTACAAAATCATtttgatttgtatttttaattttatcgaccGCGTTTTTAGTACACAAACAATTAGTGCAATTTTGTGTAACACAATCTTCGAGGTGATCATTTATGCCCGATATTCGCTTGCAAAGTTTGTCTAAATGTACGCTATTATACTCGTTGTTCATGTCCCGTCGTGCGTATATCCCTTTTTTGTGGGAACATGGACATTATGGTACTCTTTGAACTCGTGGGAATAAGACCTACCACTGAGTCAAGTATACGCggtagtttatttatttagtttatttttatcatccaCAGACTCAAACGTACACGTTGGTGTGTATATGAATGGAAGCTCACAGCTAATGATGCGCGCATTTAAGCTTAAGTACTTTAACTAAAGGTAATACGCGATGTTATTCTTAATAGCTTCTATTAGAATCCTCGAtctattttctctcttacatttatcatatacactattttgtatgtatattaagcaCATTGTTTTCTGcagatgaataataaaaataacactaataattatcatgcagaaaaaaatatttttgcattaattcTTCATGAAAATTCTGCAGATTTCCGTagaataatgatttataatatcaaaagtgcagttcattaatttaaataaaaaacattaataattaatagatttccttttgataattaacatttttttatatacgtaagGAGAATttgattcttattttttatttatcatagtCATACTTTATAAAGAATTCATATAatctcaataatatatattatcacaataattaataatatattttttgcgtcTACTTGAGGAAAGTTTGattcttatctttttatagtcatattttataaaaaattcatataatctcaataatatatattatcacaataatcaataatatattttttgcaagtatACTAATGAAAATATTCGTAAATGATTTACAAATGATGaaacaaatttcaaatattatatttgaatatttctaaTCCAACAAATAAAGATAATCAATTATCAtttacttttgtatatattaagcaattttctata includes the following:
- the LOC140668169 gene encoding cholinesterase-like isoform X3; protein product: MAARRQHTSAGRVAVCCYLYMLLMDIVVFAQDSILPGSRYYNRDGVYVPQDTGLGHRTYIYKDRRYGYQPSYLDPLYRGPTRAPEDRYLYDGTTPRLPLPGILGGWREDLQGKERPDSTNFKERDIIVNTKYGQTQGFKVQLYDDPLARHRPWNIAVERGTKRVNVFLGIPYAMPPIKEGRFKPPRPHRGWQLLQAVDWGPACPQPSEYTGATKGVRDIDEDCLYLNIFTPSIASGLANKYAVMFYIHGGEFTHGASNLFPAHMLAAFYNVVVVSINYRLGALGFLSTGDENSPGNYGILDQAMALQWVYENIATFNGNPASITLFGPGAGAASAGLLMVAPRTRHMVSKVIAQSGSALADWAVIIDKYRAQNTSRVYAEMLGCSIESSWKLVQCLKDGRSFLELGNSELKPHVGMFPWAPVLDINFTVPQDDWYEGWRASDWRFFAETPEESIKARKYNKDLVYMAGVTTQEAAFIIKNNVTLARNRYIINSELFDQKVWELVLQYNYTLNPQGVYEAIKYMYTYWPDAKNVTHIRDQYINLLSDFHYVAPYDKIAKLLVERHVPTYLYVLNTSIESLNFPEWARVSHDTELLWLTGAPFMDSEFFPQKWKLSRDMWTDNDRNMSRFFMEAYSNFATYGNPTPSQILGLHFDLARHGQLRYLNINTTFNSSIQINYRQTESAFWSMYLPTVIGYLVPTYPPVTEYWWEPKQPLQIAFWSMSTACLLLLVLSVVCCMLWRNAKR